One Pseudomonas sp. MH9.2 DNA segment encodes these proteins:
- a CDS encoding ferritin-like domain-containing protein encodes MSNEQQLSDVSSLRQRARVNVENGAVTEGYSADRETVLRLLNESLATELVCILRYKRHYYMAKGLKANVAATEFLEHAQQEAEHADLLAERIVQLGGEPEFNPDTLSKNSHAQYVAGNTLKEMVYEDLVAERIAIDSYREIIQYIGEQDPTTRRIFEVILAQEEEHADDMADILKDL; translated from the coding sequence ATGAGCAACGAGCAGCAATTATCAGATGTGAGCAGCTTGCGCCAACGTGCGCGCGTGAATGTGGAAAACGGTGCCGTAACCGAGGGTTACAGCGCTGACCGTGAAACCGTATTGCGTTTGCTCAACGAGTCACTGGCCACAGAACTGGTGTGCATCCTGCGCTACAAGCGCCACTACTACATGGCCAAAGGCCTGAAAGCTAACGTCGCGGCCACCGAGTTCCTCGAGCACGCTCAGCAAGAGGCCGAGCATGCGGACCTGCTGGCGGAGCGGATCGTACAGTTGGGCGGCGAACCGGAATTCAATCCCGACACCCTGTCGAAAAACTCCCACGCACAGTACGTCGCCGGCAACACGCTTAAGGAAATGGTCTACGAGGACCTGGTCGCCGAGCGGATCGCCATCGACAGCTATCGCGAAATCATTCAATACATCGGCGAACAGGACCCGACCACCCGGCGTATTTTCGAAGTGATCCTTGCTCAGGAAGAAGAGCACGCCGATGACATGGCGGATATTTTGAAAGATTTGTAA
- a CDS encoding triacylglycerol lipase, with protein MTQELATRYPLVMVPGLLGFVRVVVYPYWFGIVSRLRQGGAKVFPVRVSAVNSTEVCGEQLLQQIERILRETGAAKVNLIGHSQGALTSRYAAAKRPDLVASVTSVAGPNHGSELADYLGRSFPPGTVRRRLLNGVMRLMAGLMRLLETGYRGPKLPTDVDASHQSLTTEGVSLFNRRCPQGLPETWGGQGEESVNGVRYYSWSGTLQPGRSDRGRNRLDGTNVTCRLFARTFTRERGHCDGMVGRFSSHLGTVIGDDYPLDHFDIVNQTLGLVGKGADPVRLFTEHAERLKAAGL; from the coding sequence ATGACGCAAGAGTTGGCGACGCGTTATCCGCTGGTGATGGTTCCGGGTTTATTAGGGTTTGTCCGGGTGGTGGTGTACCCCTACTGGTTCGGGATCGTGTCGAGGTTGCGGCAGGGTGGGGCCAAGGTCTTCCCGGTGAGGGTGTCTGCAGTCAATTCCACAGAAGTGTGCGGCGAACAATTGCTGCAACAGATCGAGCGAATACTGCGCGAAACGGGAGCGGCCAAGGTCAACCTGATTGGCCATAGTCAGGGCGCACTGACCAGTCGCTACGCCGCAGCGAAACGCCCGGATCTGGTGGCGTCCGTGACCTCGGTCGCGGGCCCCAACCATGGCTCGGAGCTGGCGGATTACCTGGGACGAAGCTTCCCTCCCGGCACGGTCCGACGACGCTTGCTCAACGGCGTCATGCGCCTGATGGCCGGGCTGATGCGCCTGTTGGAGACCGGCTATCGCGGGCCGAAGTTGCCGACCGATGTCGATGCGTCTCACCAATCGCTGACCACCGAAGGCGTGTCGCTGTTCAACCGCCGCTGCCCGCAAGGCTTGCCCGAGACGTGGGGCGGGCAGGGCGAAGAGTCGGTCAACGGTGTGCGTTATTACTCGTGGTCTGGCACGTTGCAGCCAGGGCGCAGTGATCGCGGACGTAATCGTCTGGACGGTACCAACGTCACCTGCCGCCTGTTTGCCCGGACCTTTACCCGAGAACGCGGGCATTGCGACGGTATGGTCGGGCGTTTCAGTTCGCACCTGGGGACGGTCATCGGCGATGACTATCCGCTCGACCATTTCGACATCGTTAACCAGACACTCGGGCTGGTGGGCAAGGGGGCTGATCCGGTGCGGTTGTTCACCGAGCATGCCGAGCGTCTCAAAGCTGCAGGGCTATAA
- a CDS encoding DMT family transporter: protein MQYLYPLLAILIWAGNTVVNKLAVGVIFPAEIGFYRWVLAGILFTPFMLKPVLSNWTMIKPNLGKVFILGVLGMAVYQSLAYFAATLTSATNMGIILSLMPMMALTLSITSLGNRLTAGALVGAVLSFGGVLVVISAGNLSTLIEQGVNMGDAMMLVATLAYAVYSTLLKKWQLRMPPLQLLYLQVLVAIIVLLPLFILSPKAGLSPSNIPLILYACIPTSMLAPLMWMHAISRLGPSRTTLFFNLLPIITALIAAAVLGERLALYHLLGGALTLGGVVLAERWKTPLRAPSAAL, encoded by the coding sequence ATGCAATACCTGTATCCGTTATTGGCCATTTTGATCTGGGCCGGCAATACCGTCGTCAACAAATTGGCCGTGGGGGTGATCTTCCCCGCCGAGATCGGTTTCTATCGCTGGGTGCTGGCCGGGATCCTGTTCACGCCCTTCATGCTCAAACCAGTGCTGAGCAACTGGACGATGATAAAACCCAACCTGGGGAAAGTTTTCATCCTCGGCGTGCTCGGCATGGCGGTGTATCAAAGCCTGGCGTACTTCGCCGCGACCCTGACCTCGGCCACCAACATGGGGATCATTCTGTCGCTGATGCCGATGATGGCCCTGACGCTGTCGATCACCAGTCTCGGTAATCGCCTGACCGCAGGGGCGCTGGTGGGTGCGGTGCTGTCGTTTGGCGGGGTCTTGGTGGTGATTTCAGCGGGCAACCTGAGTACCTTGATCGAGCAGGGTGTGAACATGGGCGACGCAATGATGCTGGTCGCGACCCTGGCGTATGCGGTCTACAGCACGCTGCTCAAAAAGTGGCAATTGCGCATGCCGCCCCTGCAACTGCTGTACCTGCAAGTGTTGGTGGCGATTATTGTTCTGCTGCCGCTGTTTATCCTGTCGCCCAAAGCAGGGCTGAGCCCGAGCAATATCCCTTTGATTTTGTATGCCTGCATTCCGACCTCGATGCTGGCCCCGCTGATGTGGATGCACGCCATCAGCCGTCTGGGCCCGAGTCGCACGACGTTATTTTTCAACCTGTTGCCGATCATCACCGCACTGATTGCCGCTGCAGTGCTGGGCGAACGTCTGGCCCTGTATCACTTGCTCGGTGGTGCGCTGACGCTGGGCGGCGTGGTGCTGGCGGAACGCTGGAAAACACCCTTGCGGGCCCCATCAGCAGCCTTATAG
- a CDS encoding helix-turn-helix transcriptional regulator, protein MNNKLLSIPDFSGLPSPVYLRHDEFGADTHSASHSHAWGQLNFVAHGVMELDIAGQRFISPPHYAVWIPPTTEHSCYNRQAIVYRSVYLALEHCASLPSEPCTLVISDILKAILNDFAERDVKIPEREADIRLAQVVVDQLRVAQVQTRYLPYAQSPGLHSVLQALQADPGDNRPLVEWAREVHVSERTLARLCLRELGMSFGDWRQRMRFLAAIEALEGRRSVQEIAFDMGYSSASAFISMFQRLVAGCTPEQYRRQAKKA, encoded by the coding sequence ATGAACAACAAGCTTTTAAGCATTCCAGACTTTTCCGGGCTGCCGTCCCCGGTTTACCTGCGTCACGACGAGTTCGGCGCTGACACTCACAGTGCGTCGCACAGCCACGCCTGGGGCCAGCTCAACTTTGTCGCCCATGGGGTGATGGAACTGGATATCGCCGGGCAGCGCTTTATCTCGCCACCGCACTATGCCGTGTGGATACCCCCCACTACCGAACACAGTTGCTACAACCGCCAGGCTATCGTTTATCGCTCGGTCTATCTCGCCCTCGAACATTGCGCCAGTTTACCGAGCGAGCCGTGCACGCTGGTGATCAGCGATATTCTCAAAGCGATCCTCAATGACTTTGCGGAACGGGACGTGAAAATCCCTGAGCGCGAAGCTGATATCCGGTTGGCGCAAGTGGTGGTCGATCAATTGCGCGTGGCGCAGGTGCAAACGCGTTATCTGCCTTATGCACAAAGCCCAGGGCTGCACAGCGTGCTCCAGGCCTTGCAGGCCGATCCCGGGGATAATAGGCCCTTGGTCGAGTGGGCGCGTGAGGTGCATGTCAGTGAACGGACATTAGCGCGCTTGTGCCTGCGCGAGCTGGGGATGAGCTTCGGTGACTGGCGTCAGCGCATGCGATTTCTGGCGGCCATCGAGGCGCTGGAAGGACGTCGCTCTGTGCAGGAAATCGCTTTCGATATGGGCTACAGCAGTGCCTCGGCGTTTATCTCGATGTTCCAGCGTCTGGTGGCCGGATGTACGCCCGAGCAGTATCGGCGGCAGGCAAAAAAAGCCTGA
- a CDS encoding PsiF family protein, with translation MKMLHIPLLIVGVLMCAQGFAATEQQNKMAACNADPQAKTLKGDERKAFMSNCLKASPAPAAKAVTPQQQKMKDCNADPQAKALKGDERKAFMSQCLKK, from the coding sequence ATGAAGATGCTGCATATACCTTTGCTGATCGTGGGTGTGTTGATGTGTGCCCAAGGATTCGCCGCCACAGAACAACAGAACAAGATGGCCGCGTGCAATGCGGACCCCCAGGCGAAAACCCTAAAGGGCGATGAGCGCAAAGCGTTCATGAGCAATTGCCTGAAGGCGTCACCCGCACCGGCAGCCAAGGCGGTCACGCCTCAGCAACAGAAAATGAAAGACTGCAATGCCGATCCTCAGGCGAAAGCGCTGAAGGGTGATGAGCGCAAAGCATTCATGAGCCAGTGTCTCAAAAAATAA
- a CDS encoding Hsp70 family protein, with amino-acid sequence MKNESPARACGIDFGTSNSTVGWLRPGMESLIALEDNKITLPSVVFFNMEERRPVYGRLALHEYLDGYEGRLMRSLKSLLGSKLIKHDTSVLGTAMPFKDLLGLFIGELKKRAEVTADRAFDEVVLGRPVHFVDDDAAADQEAEDTLVEVAHKIGFKEVSFQYEPIAAAFDYESTIEREELVLIVDIGGGTSDFSLVRLSPDRRFIADRHDDILATGGVHVGGTDFDKQLSLQGVMPLFGYGSRMKSQAYMPTSHHMNLATWHTINAVYSQKSQLALGSMRYDIEDTSGIDRLFKLIEQRAGHWLAMEVEETKIQLTHEESRHLALDRIQPGLSVELSRALFESAIGALLTRVRNSVSKLLNDAGVSVDQVDTVFFTGGSSGIPALRNSVSAMLPNARHVEGNIFGSIGSGLAIEAKKRYG; translated from the coding sequence ATGAAAAACGAATCTCCAGCCCGTGCCTGCGGTATCGACTTCGGCACGTCCAACTCCACTGTCGGCTGGCTGCGCCCTGGCATGGAATCGCTTATCGCGCTGGAAGACAACAAAATTACATTGCCTTCGGTGGTGTTCTTCAACATGGAAGAACGCCGCCCGGTGTATGGCCGTCTGGCACTGCACGAGTACCTGGACGGCTATGAAGGCCGCCTGATGCGCTCGCTGAAAAGCCTGTTGGGCTCCAAACTGATCAAACACGACACCAGTGTTCTGGGCACGGCCATGCCGTTCAAGGACCTGTTGGGGTTGTTTATCGGTGAGCTGAAAAAACGCGCCGAGGTCACCGCCGACCGCGCGTTCGATGAAGTGGTACTGGGCCGCCCGGTGCATTTTGTCGATGACGACGCCGCCGCCGACCAGGAAGCCGAAGACACCCTGGTGGAAGTCGCCCACAAGATTGGCTTCAAGGAAGTCTCCTTCCAGTACGAACCCATCGCAGCGGCGTTCGACTACGAGTCGACCATCGAGCGCGAAGAATTGGTATTGATCGTCGACATTGGCGGTGGTACCTCGGACTTCTCGTTGGTACGCCTGTCGCCGGACCGGCGCTTCATCGCCGACCGTCACGACGACATTCTCGCCACCGGCGGCGTACACGTCGGCGGGACTGATTTCGACAAGCAACTGAGCCTGCAAGGCGTGATGCCGCTGTTCGGTTACGGCAGCCGGATGAAGAGTCAGGCCTACATGCCCACCAGCCACCACATGAACCTGGCGACCTGGCACACCATCAATGCCGTGTACTCGCAGAAATCCCAGCTGGCGTTAGGCAGCATGCGTTACGACATCGAGGACACCAGCGGCATCGACCGCCTGTTCAAGCTGATCGAGCAGCGCGCCGGGCATTGGCTGGCGATGGAAGTGGAAGAAACCAAGATCCAGCTGACCCACGAAGAAAGCCGCCATCTTGCGCTGGACCGGATTCAGCCTGGCTTGAGCGTGGAACTGAGCCGGGCGTTGTTCGAGTCAGCCATCGGCGCATTGCTGACGCGGGTGCGCAACAGCGTGTCGAAGCTGCTTAATGATGCGGGCGTGAGTGTCGATCAGGTTGATACGGTGTTCTTCACCGGCGGCTCGAGCGGCATTCCGGCGTTGCGTAACAGCGTCTCGGCCATGCTGCCCAACGCCCGCCATGTGGAAGGCAACATCTTCGGCAGCATCGGCAGCGGCTTGGCGATCGAAGCCAAGAAGCGCTACGGCTGA
- the cbpA gene encoding curved DNA-binding protein — MDFKDYYKILGVEPTADDKAIKTAYRKMARKYHPDVSKEVGAEAKFKEASEAYEVLKSAEKRAEYDDLRKYGQQGRPFQGPPGWQGRGAPQGGFGDEAGGDFSDFFSSIFGGRAQQGRAHSAGRRGQDVEMELPIFLEETLSTESKQVSFKVAQHSADGQRMPDITKTLNVKIPAGVADGERIRLKGQGAPGVGGAANGDLYLIIRLAPHPLFDVEGHDLIITVPLTPWEAALGAKVAVPTLTGKIHLTIRPDSQSGQRLRVKGNGLVDKKGLRGDLYAQLKVVMPTFSDEETKAIWQSLAEKAAFDPRVQWSN; from the coding sequence ATGGACTTCAAAGACTACTACAAGATTCTTGGCGTAGAGCCGACGGCGGACGACAAGGCGATCAAGACCGCGTACCGCAAAATGGCGCGCAAGTATCACCCTGATGTCAGCAAAGAAGTGGGCGCAGAAGCCAAGTTCAAAGAGGCTTCAGAGGCTTATGAAGTCCTCAAAAGCGCGGAGAAACGCGCCGAATACGATGACCTGCGCAAGTACGGCCAGCAGGGCCGTCCATTCCAGGGGCCGCCTGGGTGGCAGGGTCGTGGTGCGCCTCAAGGTGGTTTCGGGGATGAAGCCGGGGGCGATTTTTCAGACTTTTTCAGCTCGATCTTTGGTGGTCGGGCTCAGCAAGGCCGTGCGCACAGCGCCGGTCGCCGTGGACAGGATGTAGAGATGGAACTTCCGATCTTCCTTGAAGAAACCCTGTCGACCGAATCGAAACAGGTCAGCTTCAAGGTCGCGCAACACAGCGCTGACGGCCAGCGTATGCCGGACATCACCAAGACCCTGAACGTGAAAATCCCGGCCGGTGTCGCCGACGGTGAGCGTATCCGCCTAAAAGGGCAGGGCGCGCCGGGTGTGGGCGGTGCGGCCAACGGTGATCTGTACCTGATCATCCGTCTGGCACCTCATCCGTTGTTCGATGTCGAAGGTCATGACCTGATCATCACCGTACCGTTGACCCCATGGGAAGCTGCTCTGGGTGCCAAAGTCGCGGTGCCGACCCTGACTGGCAAGATCCACCTGACCATCCGGCCGGACAGCCAGAGCGGTCAGCGCTTACGCGTCAAAGGCAATGGTTTGGTCGACAAAAAGGGGCTGCGGGGTGATCTCTACGCCCAGCTTAAAGTCGTCATGCCCACGTTTTCTGACGAAGAAACCAAGGCGATTTGGCAAAGCCTGGCTGAAAAAGCCGCCTTTGATCCGCGGGTCCAATGGAGTAACTGA
- a CDS encoding chaperone modulator CbpM, translating into MSSTLIVELDMKEFCQVTEIPAAYVIEIVEHGILEPQGQKPDDWLFDAHALAVAKRALKLQRDLDLEWQGVAVALDLLDEVELLRAENRMLKQRLGRFLLE; encoded by the coding sequence ATGAGCAGCACCCTGATCGTAGAGCTGGATATGAAGGAATTCTGTCAGGTAACCGAGATACCGGCTGCCTACGTGATCGAAATCGTCGAACACGGCATCCTCGAACCTCAGGGGCAAAAGCCGGATGACTGGTTGTTCGACGCCCACGCCCTGGCGGTCGCCAAGCGAGCGCTGAAATTGCAGCGTGACTTGGATCTGGAATGGCAAGGGGTGGCTGTGGCGCTGGATCTGTTGGACGAAGTCGAGCTTTTACGGGCCGAGAACCGCATGCTCAAGCAGCGCTTGGGGCGGTTTTTGCTGGAGTAG
- a CDS encoding HAMP domain-containing sensor histidine kinase, producing the protein MRLSEFIVQQVDRIVDEWEKFAKTIKPAADSMNRIELRDHAKTILLAAARDMTTSQTASEQAAKAKGEGPEKSPTLDQAAASHGELRHNVGFDLVQMTSEFRHLRASVIRLWVASLESPDLTYFQDMIRFNEAIDEALAESTAAYAEQVTRSRDIFLAILGHDLRTPLQAVSMSTELLARKLDLDESAQAYVARIKGGTRHMGAMVRDLLEFVRSRLGASLPVERKPMDMASACREAIAEACAGQPHCDPSLVVSGDTHGEWDRGRIDQLLQNLIGNALQHGSNNRKISLTLTADEHDVTLLMHNFGEPIAEDAIATIFDPLVRSASEVVGQPSTSLGLGLFIVREVVNAHQGSIKVTSNRDDGTTFTVTLPKH; encoded by the coding sequence ATGCGCCTCTCTGAATTCATCGTCCAACAGGTTGACCGTATAGTCGATGAGTGGGAAAAGTTCGCAAAAACCATAAAGCCTGCAGCCGACTCGATGAACCGAATCGAGCTACGTGACCACGCCAAAACGATTCTGCTGGCGGCCGCCCGGGACATGACCACCTCGCAGACTGCAAGCGAACAGGCGGCCAAAGCGAAAGGCGAAGGCCCGGAAAAATCCCCGACACTGGATCAGGCAGCCGCCAGCCATGGCGAGTTGCGTCATAACGTAGGCTTTGATTTAGTGCAGATGACGTCTGAATTTCGTCATTTGCGTGCCAGCGTGATTCGATTATGGGTCGCCAGTCTGGAGTCGCCAGATCTGACGTACTTTCAAGACATGATTCGCTTCAACGAAGCCATCGATGAAGCGCTGGCCGAGTCCACCGCGGCCTATGCCGAGCAAGTGACACGCTCACGGGATATCTTCCTGGCGATTCTGGGACATGATCTGCGCACGCCTTTGCAAGCGGTCAGCATGTCCACAGAACTGCTGGCGCGTAAGCTCGACCTCGATGAAAGCGCGCAGGCTTATGTGGCACGCATTAAAGGTGGCACCCGGCACATGGGGGCGATGGTTCGGGATTTACTCGAGTTCGTGCGCAGCCGTCTGGGTGCCAGCTTGCCGGTCGAGCGTAAGCCCATGGACATGGCCAGCGCCTGTCGCGAGGCCATCGCAGAAGCCTGCGCCGGTCAGCCGCACTGCGATCCAAGTCTTGTGGTCAGCGGTGATACCCACGGTGAATGGGATCGCGGGCGCATCGATCAATTGCTGCAAAACCTGATTGGCAATGCGCTACAGCACGGCTCCAACAACCGCAAAATCAGCCTGACCCTCACTGCCGATGAACACGACGTTACCCTGCTCATGCACAACTTCGGCGAGCCTATTGCGGAGGATGCGATCGCAACGATTTTCGACCCGCTGGTACGCAGCGCCAGCGAAGTCGTCGGCCAACCATCGACCAGCCTTGGGCTGGGGCTGTTTATCGTCAGGGAAGTGGTCAATGCCCATCAGGGCAGTATCAAGGTCACGTCGAACCGTGACGATGGCACGACGTTTACGGTGACTTTACCGAAGCATTGA
- the ureC gene encoding urease subunit alpha, whose product MKISRQAYADMFGPTVGDRVRLADTELWIEVEKDFTTYGEEVKFGGGKVIRDGMGQGQLLAAEVVDTLITNALIIDHWGIVKADVGLKNGRIAAIGKAGNPDIQPDVTIAVGASTEVIAGEGMILTAGGVDTHIHFICPQQIEEALMSGVTTMIGGGTGPATGTNATTVTPGPWHLARMLQAADAFPMNIGFTGKGNVSLPEPLIEQVKAGAIGLKLHEDWGTTPAAIDNCLSVADQYDVQVAIHTDTLNESGFVETTLAAFKGRTIHTYHTEGAGGGHAPDIIKACGFPNVLPSSTNPTRPFTKNTIDEHLDMLMVCHHLDPSIAEDVAFAESRIRRETIAAEDILHDLGAFSMISSDSQAMGRVGEVIMRTWQTADKMKKQRGPLPEDGPGNDNFRAKRYIAKYTINPAITHGISHEVGSIEVGKWADLVLWRPAFFGVKPSLILKGGAIAASLMGDSNASIPTPQPVHYRPMFASYGGSLHATSLTFISQAALDAGIPESLGLKKKISVVKGCRNVKKTDLIHNDYLPKIDVDPQTYQVKADGVLLWCEPAAVLPMAQRYFLF is encoded by the coding sequence ATGAAGATTTCCAGACAAGCCTACGCCGACATGTTCGGCCCCACCGTTGGCGACCGCGTGCGGCTGGCCGATACCGAGCTGTGGATCGAAGTCGAGAAAGATTTCACCACCTATGGGGAGGAAGTGAAGTTTGGCGGAGGCAAAGTCATTCGTGACGGCATGGGCCAGGGCCAATTGCTGGCGGCCGAGGTCGTCGATACCTTGATTACCAACGCCCTGATCATCGACCACTGGGGCATCGTCAAAGCAGATGTTGGCCTGAAGAACGGACGCATTGCCGCCATCGGCAAAGCCGGCAATCCGGATATCCAGCCTGACGTCACCATCGCGGTCGGCGCCAGCACCGAAGTGATTGCTGGCGAAGGCATGATCCTGACTGCCGGTGGCGTCGACACCCATATCCACTTCATCTGCCCGCAGCAGATCGAAGAAGCCTTGATGAGCGGCGTGACCACCATGATTGGCGGCGGCACCGGCCCGGCCACGGGCACCAATGCGACCACGGTCACCCCGGGGCCGTGGCATCTGGCGCGCATGCTGCAAGCTGCCGATGCCTTCCCGATGAACATCGGTTTCACCGGCAAGGGCAATGTCAGCCTGCCCGAACCCCTGATCGAGCAAGTCAAGGCTGGGGCCATTGGCCTCAAGCTGCACGAAGACTGGGGTACCACGCCAGCCGCCATCGACAACTGCCTGAGCGTGGCCGATCAATACGATGTGCAGGTGGCGATCCACACCGACACGCTCAACGAGTCCGGTTTTGTGGAAACCACGTTGGCCGCATTCAAGGGCCGCACCATTCACACCTATCACACCGAAGGCGCGGGTGGCGGGCATGCCCCGGACATCATCAAGGCCTGCGGCTTCCCCAATGTATTGCCCAGTTCGACCAACCCGACCCGGCCGTTCACCAAGAACACCATCGACGAACACCTGGACATGCTGATGGTTTGCCATCACCTGGACCCGAGCATTGCCGAAGACGTGGCGTTCGCCGAAAGCCGTATCCGCCGCGAAACCATCGCTGCCGAAGACATCCTGCACGACCTCGGCGCGTTCTCGATGATCAGCTCCGACAGCCAGGCCATGGGCCGCGTCGGCGAAGTGATCATGCGCACCTGGCAAACCGCCGACAAAATGAAGAAGCAGCGCGGCCCGCTGCCTGAAGACGGCCCCGGCAACGACAACTTCCGCGCCAAACGTTACATCGCCAAATACACCATCAACCCGGCGATTACCCACGGCATCAGCCATGAAGTGGGCTCGATCGAAGTGGGTAAATGGGCCGATCTGGTGCTGTGGCGTCCTGCGTTCTTCGGGGTAAAACCCAGCCTGATTCTGAAAGGTGGCGCCATCGCCGCCAGCCTGATGGGCGATTCCAACGCCTCGATTCCGACGCCGCAGCCCGTGCATTACCGACCTATGTTCGCCAGTTACGGTGGCTCGCTGCACGCCACCAGCCTGACCTTCATCAGCCAGGCGGCGCTTGATGCCGGGATCCCCGAATCACTGGGCCTGAAAAAGAAAATCAGCGTGGTAAAGGGCTGTCGCAACGTAAAAAAAACCGATCTTATCCACAATGACTACCTGCCAAAAATCGACGTCGATCCACAGACGTATCAGGTCAAGGCCGATGGCGTGTTGTTGTGGTGCGAACCCGCTGCAGTGTTGCCCATGGCACAACGGTACTTTCTATTCTGA
- a CDS encoding urease subunit beta, whose protein sequence is MIPGEYQIQPGDIELNAGRRTINLNVANSGDRPIQVGSHYHFFETNDALTFDRMASRGMRLNIPAGTAVRFEPGQSRDVELVDLAGHRRVFGFAGRVMGELD, encoded by the coding sequence ATGATCCCTGGCGAATACCAGATCCAGCCCGGCGATATCGAACTCAATGCCGGCCGTCGCACGATCAACCTGAACGTCGCCAACAGCGGTGACCGGCCCATTCAGGTGGGCTCGCACTATCACTTTTTCGAAACCAACGACGCCCTGACCTTCGACCGGATGGCCAGCCGTGGCATGCGCCTGAACATCCCCGCTGGCACCGCCGTGCGCTTCGAGCCCGGCCAGTCGCGGGATGTGGAGCTGGTCGACCTGGCCGGCCACCGCCGGGTGTTCGGCTTTGCCGGTCGGGTCATGGGTGAGTTGGATTGA
- a CDS encoding GNAT family N-acetyltransferase, with the protein MNAAQLRRVTAESFAHYRQGLVELLLDAVKQGASVGFMANLSASEAYTYFDGVRAALEKGNLLLWAVVQEEQVLASVQLSLCEKQNGLNRAEVQKLLVLSVAQRRGLGGQLMGAVELAAHQHKRGLLYLETESGSPAENFYRSLGYTCAGKLPDYACNPDGEYKATAIYYKTLARKTE; encoded by the coding sequence ATGAACGCCGCCCAGTTACGACGCGTCACTGCCGAAAGCTTTGCCCACTATCGCCAAGGTCTGGTCGAGTTGCTGCTGGACGCCGTCAAGCAAGGCGCATCGGTGGGGTTCATGGCCAATCTCTCGGCCAGTGAGGCCTACACCTATTTCGACGGGGTGCGTGCAGCGCTGGAAAAAGGCAACTTGCTGCTGTGGGCAGTCGTTCAGGAAGAGCAGGTGCTGGCCAGCGTGCAACTGTCGCTGTGCGAGAAACAGAACGGACTGAATCGCGCCGAAGTACAAAAACTGCTGGTGCTCAGCGTCGCGCAACGGCGAGGGTTGGGCGGACAGTTGATGGGGGCAGTCGAGTTGGCGGCGCACCAACACAAGCGCGGTCTGCTGTACCTGGAAACCGAGTCCGGTTCGCCTGCTGAAAACTTCTATCGCTCGTTGGGCTACACCTGCGCCGGCAAGTTGCCCGATTACGCGTGCAACCCCGACGGTGAATACAAAGCGACAGCCATTTATTACAAAACTCTGGCGAGGAAGACCGAATGA
- a CDS encoding N-acetyltransferase family protein, with protein MTYLIRDAVEADLAGIRDIYNDAVLNTTAIWNEQAVDLANRKAWFDARQTQGYPILVVVDAADEVLGYSSFGDWRPFDGFRHTVEHSVYVRADQRGNGLGPRLMQALIERAKACDKHMMVAAIESGNTASVHLHERLGFAVTGQMAQVGTKFGRWLDLTFMQLNLSPDAPAPAPHQE; from the coding sequence ATGACATACCTCATTCGTGACGCAGTGGAAGCCGACCTTGCCGGCATCCGCGATATCTACAACGACGCCGTGCTCAACACCACGGCCATCTGGAACGAACAAGCAGTCGATCTCGCCAATCGCAAGGCCTGGTTCGACGCTCGCCAGACTCAGGGCTACCCTATTTTGGTGGTAGTCGATGCGGCTGACGAGGTACTGGGTTACTCCTCGTTCGGCGACTGGCGTCCGTTCGACGGCTTCCGGCATACCGTCGAGCATTCGGTTTACGTGCGCGCCGACCAACGTGGTAACGGCCTCGGCCCGCGACTGATGCAGGCACTGATCGAACGTGCAAAGGCCTGCGACAAACACATGATGGTCGCCGCTATCGAAAGCGGTAATACCGCCTCGGTGCACCTGCACGAGCGCCTGGGTTTCGCGGTCACAGGCCAGATGGCGCAGGTCGGGACCAAGTTCGGTCGCTGGCTGGACCTGACCTTTATGCAACTGAACCTGTCACCGGATGCCCCGGCTCCCGCACCCCATCAGGAGTAA
- the ureA gene encoding urease subunit gamma: MDLTPREKDKLLIFTAGLVAERRLARGVKLNYPEAMAYISAALLEGARDGRTVAELMHVGTTLLSREQVMEGIPEMIPEIQVEATFPDGTKLVTVHQPIV; this comes from the coding sequence ATGGACCTGACACCACGCGAAAAAGACAAACTGCTGATATTCACCGCCGGTCTGGTTGCCGAACGGCGTTTGGCCAGAGGGGTAAAGCTCAATTACCCGGAAGCCATGGCCTACATCTCCGCCGCACTGCTGGAAGGCGCCCGTGATGGCAGAACCGTTGCCGAGCTGATGCATGTCGGCACCACCCTGCTCAGCCGCGAACAGGTGATGGAAGGTATCCCGGAAATGATCCCGGAGATCCAGGTCGAAGCGACCTTTCCTGACGGCACCAAGCTGGTCACCGTACACCAACCGATTGTCTGA